TGTTGAAAAGTTAGAGGCTGAAGTTGATTCTACAATTGAACTTGACAAGGTACTTATGGTAAACAAGGATGAAGGATTAGTTGTTGGAAAACCTGTAGTTGAAGGAGCTAAAGTAAAGGCTAAAGTATTAAAGCAAGGAAAAGCTAAGAAGATTATAGTATTTAAATATAAGCCTAAAAAAGATTACAGGAAGAAACAGGGACATAGACAGCCATATACTAAGTTACAGATTGAAAAAATCGATGCATAAGTTATGATTGAAGCGGTATTTAATAAAAAATCTGATAACTTGGTTTCGGTTATAATTAAAGGCCACGCAGAATCAGTAGAACAGGGATATGACATGGTATGTAGTGCTGTTTCTGCAATATCCCAGAGTATTTTAATCGGAATAACAGAAGTTTTAAAATTAAATATAAAATATTCCTTAGAGGATGGCTTTTTAAGTTTTTCATTGGATGGTATAGATGAAAATGATATTTTAAAGTGCCAGGTGCTTATGAAAACTATGCTACTTGGATTAAAGAGTATTGAAATTAGTTTTAGTGAATATATAGTTGTAAAAGAAGTGGAGGAGGTGTAATTTATGATTATTATGAATCTTCAGATATTTGCTCATAAAAAAGGTATGGGTAGCTCAAAAAATGGTAGAGATAGTGAATCCAAGAGACTTGGAACTAAATCTGCTGATGGACAGTTTGTTTTAGCAGGGAATATATTAGTTAGACAGAGGGGAACTAAAATTCATCCTGGAAAAAATGTAGGAAGAGGTTCTGACGATACTTTATTTTCCAAGATAGATGGTATAGTTAGATATGAAAGATTGGGAAAGACAAAAAAGAAAGCCAGTGTATATCCTTTAGAGGTAGAAGAATTAGTAGCTGAATAGTTGTTATTGAGGCACCCTGACAAAAGGGTGCTTTTTTGAAAATATGATTTATCTAAGCACAGCAATTAGTTAATACTCCAAAATTATTTTAAAGTGGGGTATAAGCAGGGCTAACGCGTTTGGATAGGTTCTTCTTAGGTTCAAGTGAAGAAAAGCAGTTATTATGAGCAAACTCCACTTGAACCTAAGAATTACTTGATAACTTTTTATAAGGAAGTGATTAGTATGTTTGTAGATAGGGCCGAAGTATTTGTAAAATCAGGCAGTGGGGGTAATGGTTCTGTTTCATTTAGACGAGAAAAATATGTGCCTCGTGGAGGTCCAGATGGGGGAGATGGAGGAAAAGGTGGGGATGTTATATTAGTAGTAGATCCGGAAATTACCACACTTCTGGATTTTTCATATAAGAAAAAATATGTTGCAGAAAAAGGTGAAAATGGTTCTGGTTCTAAATGTTTTGGAAAAAATGGAGGAAATTTGTATATAAAAGTTCCTCTAGGAACAGTTATAAGGGATGTAGATACAAATAAAATAATGGCGGATCTTTCTCATATTGGAGACAAATATATAGTGGCAAAAGGAGGAAAAGGTGGAAGGGGTAATGTAAGGTTTACCACTGCTGTAAGGCAGGCACCGGATTTTGCTGAACCAGGTATGCCCGGAGAAGAAAGATATATATCACTAGAACTTAAGATTTTAGCAGATGTGGGACTTCTGGGTTTTCCTAATGTAGGTAAATCAACCCTTTTGTCTGTAGTTACTAAAGCAGCCCCTAAGATTGCAAACTATCACTTTACAACACTATCTCCTAATCTGGGAGTAGTAAATATTCCGGGAATACAAAGTTTTGTGATAGCGGATATACCTGGCATAATTGAGGGAGCAGCAGAAGGAGTGGGCCTTGGAATAGATTTTTTAAGGCACATTGAAAGGACCAGACTCTTAATACATGTAGTGGATATATCTGGATTAGAAGGGAGAGATCCCTTTGAAGATTTTATTAAAATAAATGAAGAGTTGAAAAAATATGATGTGAAGCTTTGGGATAGGCCCCAGATAATTGCGGCGAATAAAGCAGATGTGCTATATGATGATAGTATATTTGAGGGTTTTAAGAAAAAAGTAGAAAATTTAGGATATAATAAGGTTTTTAAAATATCTGCAGCTACTAGGCGGGGAGTAGAAGAACTTATGAAAGAAGCTGCAGCCATGCTTACCAATATACCTGTAACAGATATGTACATAAGTGAGGAGGATAAATTTATACCAGAGGAAAAGAGATTCACTTATGAAATAGAAAAACAGGGAAATGTATATATGGTTAAAGGAAGTTTTGTTGACAGGTTACTGGCAAGCATTAATGTAAACGATGCGAATGAATTGAGATACTTTCATAAAGTACTTCAGAATAAAGGAGTTATGAAGCAGTTAATAGATATGGGAATTAAAGACGGAGATGTAGTTAGACTTAATGATTTTGAATTTGATTATATATTATAATGGAGAGAAAATAGATGGTTAAAAAGGCTATTTTTGGTGGAACATTTGATCCCATACATAATGGACATATACATATAGCTTATGAGGCAATATATAGATTGGGATTGGATGAAATTGTATTTATGCCTACGGGTAATCCACCACATAAGGCGAAAAAGAGCATAACAGATGCTTTTTTAAGATATGAAATGGTAAAAGTAGCTATAAGATCAGAGAGCAAATTTACGGTAAGTAACTATGAGGTGAATAAAACTACCTTAAGTTATACTTATAGCACTTTAGAACATTTTAACAAACTGGAATCAAAAACTGAATGGTATTTTCTTACTGGAGCAGATTGTTTAATGGATATAGAAAAGTGGAGTAGGGTAGACAGCATATTTAGATTATGCAAATTTATAGTATTTAACAGACCTGGATTTCCAGCATTTACATCAGAAAGCATAGAGAATCAGAAGAAAAAGATAGAAGATAAATACTCTACTAATATAATATATTTAGATGCTCCTTTATTTGATATTTCTTCTACAGTAATAAGAAACAGTGTGAAGGAAGGAAAAAATGTAAACTATTTTTTACCTGAAAGTGTTTGTAATATTATAAAACAGTTAAATCTTTATAAATAAGGTCAATAATTTTTTATTTTGGAGTGATACAGGATGTGGAGTGAAGAGGAGATAAAAGAATATTTAAAGGAGAGATTATCAGAAAAGAGATATAAACATAGCCTGAATGTAAAAATTACAGCGATAAAATTAGCTGAAGCCTATAATGGAGATGTCAACAAAGCAGCACTGGCTGGGCTTATACATGATTGTGCAAAATATATGTCAGGTAATGAAATTTTGAATTTAGCAGTGAAAAATGGAATTCTTATAGATGAAGTAAGCAGATTGAATCCTAATCTTCTTCATGGCAGTGTAGCTGTTGTGGTTGCAAAAAAAATTATGGGAATTTTTGATGAAGATATACTAAGTGCCATAGCTTGCCATACTACCGGAAAAAAGAATATGAATCTACTGGAAAAAATAATATATATTGCAGATTATATAGAACCTGCCAGAAATTTTCCAGGAGTGGAGGAGCTCAGGGAAAAAGCCTTTGTAGATTTAGATGGAGCAATACTAGATGCTTTTAATAATACTATTAAAGTTGTGATAAATAGAGGTCAGCTTTTACATTTAAACACTATAGAGGGAAGGAATTATTTGGTGTTTCATAGTGGAGAGAAATAGAATATACAATATATTTTATAAATTAGTATAGGAGGTTTTTATAATGAAAAAAGAAATAATAAATACAAAAAAAGCTCCTGGAGCTGTAGGCCCTTATTCACAGGCTGTAAAAGTGGGTAATTTTTTATTTACATCGGGTCAAATACCCTTAGTTCCAGAAACAGGGGAGCTAATTTCAGGGGATATAAAAAAGGCTGCTGAAAGGTGTCTTGAAAATATAAAGGCCATACTTGAGGAAGCAGGAACTTGTCTTGAAAATGTGATTAAGACAACAGTGTATGTAAAAAATATATCAGACTTTACAGATGTGAATGAAGTATATGCAAGATATTTTCAAAAAGACATGCCTGCAAGATCTTGTGTAGAAGTAAAACTTCCTAAGGATGCTCTGGTTGAAATAGAGGTAATCGCATTAATAGATTAGTTTAAAGATAGGTTTAAAGGAGTGAGCTTTAAAAGAGTTCACTCCTAATAATTTAACAGGAGAGAAGTTAAATGGAAGAAAATAAAATAGTATTTAAAGTTAAAGAAGAAGAACAGGGATTAAAATTGAAAGAGTATTTAAAAAAAATTCAAAGATTTTCAGGAAGACTTATAAGAGGAGCGGCTTTAAGTGGAAGAATAGAAATAGATAATAAAAGAGTAAAACTTAATCATGTATTAAAATCAGGAGATGTTATATGTTTTAATTTAATAAAAGAAGAGTCTCAAAATATAGGGGCAGAAAAAATGGATATGGAGGTAGTGTATGAAGATAAGGATATAATAATAGTAAATAAAAGACCGGGAATAGTAGTCCATCCTACAAGAAGTTATCCTAGTGGAACGCTAGCTAATGGTCTTATTTATTATTTTCAGAAAAGTGGAGAAAATTGTATAGTTAGATTGGTAAGTAGGCTGGATATGGATACATCAGGACTTATAATAGTGGCAAAAAATCAGTTTGCCCATATGTGTCTGTCAAGGGATATGAAAAATGAAGATTTTGAAAAAAGCTATATTGCTGTTATTCATGGAAAGATGAAAGAAGATCAGGGTATTATAGATTTACCTATATATAGACCACAAGGAGATGATATAAGAAGAATTGTGGATAAAAGGGGTCAAAGAAGTATTACACATTATAAAGTTATAGAAGAATTTAAACATGATCAACTGCTAAAGCTTATATTAAAAACTGGAAGAACACATCAAATTAGGGTTCATTTAAGTTATTTAGACCACCCACTATATGGAGATACCCTATATGGAATAGAGGAGGATAACAGGTATATAAATAGGCAGGCTCTTCATGCCTATAGGCTTAAGTTTCCCCATCCTAGAGGAAATAAAATATTGGAATTAGAGACTGACATACCAGAGGATATTTCAAATTTAATAAAAGAAATAAAATAAGGCACCTTTTCGTATTTTTAGTTTGGATGCCTTATTGTAGATAAAATTATTTTATTTAGAAATTACAAATCTTCTTATAGTAAAGGAGACTATGAGAGTTAATATAAACATAATTGATATAAAAATTATGTATTTGTTTTTTATAATATTTTCTATATGAGCGGAAGCCATTGTTTGTTTTTCATAATGGCTGGAGCTGCTTAGAAGAGGTAATTTTCCTATATTTTTTCCTTTAAAGGATATGGTGGCCTCTTCAACTACTTCCCCTGTATTAAAAAACTTAACTGATAAATTTGAATTTTTTAAGGTAAAACTAGGAACAGCGGTATCATTTTTATTTTTAACATAGTAAAAATCAGAAGCTGCAGTTAGCGGGACAGAGATATTATTTTTATTATAAGTTGTAACTAAATCTCCTTTTGAATATAATTTCACAAGACTGAAATTATCAAATCCAAAATTAAATAAGGATATGGAATCAGGAAAAAAAGTTTTATTTTTGTCATGTACCAGGGCTACAATAAGACGCTGGCCATTTCTTGTAGCAGCAGATACGTAAGAGTGCAGAGATTGTGTGGTATATCCGGTTTTACCACCTTCACAACCACTGTAATAGTAAGTTGAGTTTGATTGTATCAATTTATTCTCATTCCATACGCCTCTCTCCTGAGGAGATTTATTGGTAGGAGGAATAGTATAATATAATGTAGTAGCTATTTTTGAGTATTCGGGATTTTTACATAATTCTCTCATTATGAGAGCTAAATCCTTTGCAGAAGTTTTGTGTTTTTCGTCAAATAATCCACTAGGATTTACAAAGTTTGTATTATAAGCTCCAAGTTCATGTGCTTTTTTATTCATTTCAATTGCAAATTTCTCTGAGGAACCATTTCCTATATATTCTGCTAATGCCTCTGCACAATCATTGGCTGAAGCTAGTAAAAGACCATACAGTAAATCTTTCACAGTTAACTCTTCACCTTCGTAAAGCCCTATTCTAGTTCCATCTACCAGAGGTGGATTTTTACCAACTGTTACTTTATCATTTAAATTTGCATTTTCAAGGGTTAAAAGTGCAGTCATTATTTTTGTAGTGGATGCAGGAGGATAGGCAGAATCAGGATTTTTAGCATATAAAACCTCACCTGTTGCAGCATCTAAAAGTACTGCACTATCGGCTGAAACAGAAGGAAGTGTTTGGGTGGCGTAAACGTTATAGGGATTAATATAACATATAATTAGAAAAAATAATATAAATGTAACTATTTTTTTCATTTTTTCCTCCTTTAAGATAATCATTAAATATTATATCAAAAAAATGATATGGATGCGACAAATTTTTTTTAAAAGTTGTCAATAATTCAAATATAAACTGTGTATATAACGTATATTTTATCTTAAATTAAAAGTATATAAAGTTCCATATATCCTTAAATTATAGCCATTTTAGCTTATAATATAATGAAATTTACACAATTTTAATATTAATATTAAAATTTTAAAATTATTAGGAGGAAAAAAGTGAAGTATAAAAAGAAAATTATAGGTTCTGTTGTTATTCTAATAATACTTAGTTCATTTCTAATAGTATTTTATATTAATTCAAAGTCTATAGATGATGTGTCTAACAATAAAGAGGAAATATTTAAAGAACAGTCCGCTGCAGGAAATACTACAGAACAGTCTTCCAGTGACATAACTGTTTATATAAATGGAGAAGTTAAAAATCCCGGGGTATATAAATTAAAACAAGATAGCAGGGTGCAGGATTTAGTAAAAGCATGTGGGGGCTTTACAAATGAAGCTAATAGTTATAAACTAAATTTGGCTAAAAAGTTAAAAGATGAGGACTATATATATGTAGACAAGAAGTCAGATAATGAAAATTTGCAATTACAAAATGGGTTGCAGGGAGAAACATCGGAAAATGCAAAAGTAAATATAAATACTGCTACTAAAGAAGAATTAAAAACCATACCTGGCATAGGTGATGTAACTGCACAAAAAATTATAGATTATAGGGAACAAAATGGAGGCTTTTCATCAATAGAGGATTTAAAAAATATAGATAGAATAGGAGATAAAACTTTAGAAAAGATAAAAGATAAGGTAGATATAAGGTAAACTAAAGTTAGGAGCTATTTTAAAATATGTAGTATGAAGTAATCACTGATACTTCTTGGTTCTTAGAAAATTGAGATGGAGAAGGGTGTTTCTTAGCAAACTCCACCTCAATTTAATCAAAACTTGATATAATAGATATATATTATAGTGTATGGAGGGAAAAATATGTTGTCAAAAGATATGGTACAATTAGGAAGCAGGAGATCTACTATTAGAGAGATATTTGAATTTGGCAGGAAAAGGGCAGCTATAGTTGGAAGAGATAAGGTATATGATTTTAGCCTTGGAAATCCTAATGTTCCATCACCAGATTCAGTAAAAAATGCAATTTTAGATATATTGGATCATGAAAAATCCACTGCTGTACATGGGTATACAAGTGCACAGGGAGATGATAATGTAAGAGATGTAATTGCCAAATCTATAAATAAAAAATTTGATACAAATTTTACAAAAGATAATCTATACATGACTGTAGGAGCTGCAGCATCTATAAGTATATGCTTTAAGGCTTTAACGAATCCGGGAGATGAATTTATTACCTTTGCACCATTTTTCCCAGAATATAAGTGTTTTGTGGAACAGGGTTCAGGAGGAAGACTTGTTGTTGTACCTGCTGACATGGAAAACTTTCAGGTGAATTTCTTGGAATTTAAAAAGAGAATTAACAAAAGGACAAAGGCCGTTATTGTGAACTCTCCTAATAATCCATCAGGAGCTGTTTATTCAGAAGATACTATATTAAAGCTAGTATCTATTTTAGAGGCTAAATCTAAAGAATATGGACATGCAATCTATTTAATATCTGATGAACCCTATAGGGAAATTGTGTATGCAGGAGTTGAAGTACCTTATATCACAAAGTATTATAAGAATACCTTTGTTTGTTATTCCTATAGTAAGTCATTATCACTGCCGGGAGAAAGAATAGGATACATAGTTGTGCCTAGTGAAATGGATAATTTTAAAGATACTTATGCTGCTGTTTGCGGGGCGGGTAGAATACTTGGCTATGTTAATGCACCTAGTTTATTTCAAAAAGTTGTTGCAAGGTGTGTGGGCCAGACTTCAGATATTTCAATCTATGAAACAAATAAAAATCTACTGTATAAGGGATTAATAGAAATGGGTTACAAATGTGTAGAACCACAGGGGGCATTTTATTTATTCCCTCAATCCTTAGAACCTGATGCAAATTTATTCTGTGAGAAAGCGAGAAAATATGATCTTTTAATGGTGCCTGGAGATGATTTTGGGTGTCCTGGTCATGTTAGAATCTCTTATTGTGTAGAGACACAGCAAATTATAAATGCACTGCCTGTATTTAAAAAATTGGCAGAGGAGTATAAAAAATAATATCTTAAATTAATGGCTTTTAAATTATGATTTGTCATAAAAGGGGATTGTATGATACTAAATACAGTAGTTAAACAAATAGCATCGTTATTTATAATTTCAGTAATAGGTTTTTATTGTGGCAAAAAAGACATTATTGATGAAAATTTTTCAAATCAGCTTTCTAAATTATTATTAGAGGTAACGCTTCCTCTTTTAATTATATCCTCTTTTAGTTTTACTTATGAAAGGGCTATAGTAGATAATATAGTAAAAGCATTTATTTATGCAGTGCTTATATTTGCTATAACTCCTTTAATGGTAAAACCTTTATTGATGAAAATTGGAAAGGAAAAAAGAGATGTGCTTCAATTTGCCATGGTATTTTCAAATTGTGGCTTTATGGGATTCCCTATAACCCAAAGTATTTTTGGAAATGAAGGAATCATATATGCATCTATATTCAATATGGTTTTTAATATTTTTGTGTGGACTTATGGAATAATGTTGTTCAGCGAAATAAAAACTATTCGGGAAATTGGTAAAATATTAAAGAATCCAGGAATAATATCTGCTTTAATTGGAATTTTAATTATGATTTTTTCCATAAAAGTGCCTTCAGTATTTCAAGATGCCATGAAGGCAGTAGGGGGATTAACCACCCCTATATCCATGCTTATAATAGGAAGTTTATTATCAAAGTCTAATTTTAAAAACCTTATTAATGATGCAAGTATGTATTATGGAACTTTTATTAAGCTTTTGTTTATACCTGCAGCTTTATATATAGTTTCAATTTTTTTAAAAGAAAACTCTATAGTTATGAAAACTTTTATTTTAATGCAGGCTATGCCAGCAGGTGCAACAACTTCACTTTTTGCAGAAAATTTTAATAAGGGAAAGGAATATTCTGTATTCATAGTTTCTTTGTCAACGCTTTTTTCCATGATCACAATACCTTTGATAATTAAGTTTTGCTTATGAGAATTTAAAAGATAGTGGGAGGATTTACATAAGTATATTTAAAAAGCTGGTTTATTTCAGTTATATGTTAAAGTATATTATAGTATAAATCGATTATTATATAAGGTGATAAATATTATTTGATAATAAAGTAAAATAAGTTAGATTTATGTATTTTAATAGTGTTTTGTTTATATGGGAAGGTGTTGGGGTATGATTAGTTGGTATAAACATCCGTGGAGTGAAGTAGTAAGAGAATTAAACAGTAATGTATATTATGGACTGGAAGATGATCAAATAGAACTCTGCAGGGAGAAATATGGAAAAAATAAAATTATTATGCCTTCTACCAAAGGGCTGCTTTATCTTATGTTTATACAATTTAGAGAAATTTGGATTGTATTTTTAATTTTATGTATGGTTATGTTTATATATTTAGATATGTTTATATATGCAGTTGTATCCTTAGCTATTATATTTTTTAATATGTTATATGCAGCACTTGAAAGATATAAAGAAGAGAAAAATATTAAAGAATTACAAAAATTAAATTTAGGCATGGCAAGAGTAATAAGAAATGGGAGAACTGTAAAAGTACCTTCAGAAGAACTTGTAGTAGGGGATATAGTCATTGTAGGTGAAAGAGAAGGAATACCTGCCGATATGAGAATCATAGAAAGTAATGATTTAAAAGTTGATGAATGTTCTGTTACAGGGGAGAATTTTATCTCTGAAAAATATGAATCTAAAATAGATGATAAAGAGTTACTTTTGTCAGATATGAAAAATATATTGTTTAAATCCTCTTTTGTAGTGTCAGGAGATGGTACAGGTATAGTGGTGTCGGTGGGCATGGATACAGAAGTGGCTAATATGGTCAAGCTTTTAATTGAAGAAGGAACAGAAAAAAAATCTTTTGGTTTTAGGCTTCATAAAATTTTAAATATGTTTACTCTGATTTCCATAGGAGTTCTTTCTGTTATTCAATTAATATTGACTTTTATATTTAAACAGAACTTTTATGATAATTTAAAAGAATTATCCATTATATTTTTAAGTTCTATTCCTCAGGTAATGATTATAATAATTTTATTTTCAGGTACTATATTAGTTAAGAAGTTAACAAAAAAGAAAGT
This genomic interval from Clostridium kluyveri contains the following:
- the rpmA gene encoding 50S ribosomal protein L27, with protein sequence MIIMNLQIFAHKKGMGSSKNGRDSESKRLGTKSADGQFVLAGNILVRQRGTKIHPGKNVGRGSDDTLFSKIDGIVRYERLGKTKKKASVYPLEVEELVAE
- a CDS encoding RidA family protein — its product is MKKEIINTKKAPGAVGPYSQAVKVGNFLFTSGQIPLVPETGELISGDIKKAAERCLENIKAILEEAGTCLENVIKTTVYVKNISDFTDVNEVYARYFQKDMPARSCVEVKLPKDALVEIEVIALID
- the nadD gene encoding nicotinate-nucleotide adenylyltransferase — its product is MVKKAIFGGTFDPIHNGHIHIAYEAIYRLGLDEIVFMPTGNPPHKAKKSITDAFLRYEMVKVAIRSESKFTVSNYEVNKTTLSYTYSTLEHFNKLESKTEWYFLTGADCLMDIEKWSRVDSIFRLCKFIVFNRPGFPAFTSESIENQKKKIEDKYSTNIIYLDAPLFDISSTVIRNSVKEGKNVNYFLPESVCNIIKQLNLYK
- the yqeK gene encoding bis(5'-nucleosyl)-tetraphosphatase (symmetrical) YqeK, with the protein product MWSEEEIKEYLKERLSEKRYKHSLNVKITAIKLAEAYNGDVNKAALAGLIHDCAKYMSGNEILNLAVKNGILIDEVSRLNPNLLHGSVAVVVAKKIMGIFDEDILSAIACHTTGKKNMNLLEKIIYIADYIEPARNFPGVEELREKAFVDLDGAILDAFNNTIKVVINRGQLLHLNTIEGRNYLVFHSGEK
- a CDS encoding RluA family pseudouridine synthase, yielding MEENKIVFKVKEEEQGLKLKEYLKKIQRFSGRLIRGAALSGRIEIDNKRVKLNHVLKSGDVICFNLIKEESQNIGAEKMDMEVVYEDKDIIIVNKRPGIVVHPTRSYPSGTLANGLIYYFQKSGENCIVRLVSRLDMDTSGLIIVAKNQFAHMCLSRDMKNEDFEKSYIAVIHGKMKEDQGIIDLPIYRPQGDDIRRIVDKRGQRSITHYKVIEEFKHDQLLKLILKTGRTHQIRVHLSYLDHPLYGDTLYGIEEDNRYINRQALHAYRLKFPHPRGNKILELETDIPEDISNLIKEIK
- a CDS encoding helix-hairpin-helix domain-containing protein; its protein translation is MKYKKKIIGSVVILIILSSFLIVFYINSKSIDDVSNNKEEIFKEQSAAGNTTEQSSSDITVYINGEVKNPGVYKLKQDSRVQDLVKACGGFTNEANSYKLNLAKKLKDEDYIYVDKKSDNENLQLQNGLQGETSENAKVNINTATKEELKTIPGIGDVTAQKIIDYREQNGGFSSIEDLKNIDRIGDKTLEKIKDKVDIR
- a CDS encoding AEC family transporter, whose translation is MILNTVVKQIASLFIISVIGFYCGKKDIIDENFSNQLSKLLLEVTLPLLIISSFSFTYERAIVDNIVKAFIYAVLIFAITPLMVKPLLMKIGKEKRDVLQFAMVFSNCGFMGFPITQSIFGNEGIIYASIFNMVFNIFVWTYGIMLFSEIKTIREIGKILKNPGIISALIGILIMIFSIKVPSVFQDAMKAVGGLTTPISMLIIGSLLSKSNFKNLINDASMYYGTFIKLLFIPAALYIVSIFLKENSIVMKTFILMQAMPAGATTSLFAENFNKGKEYSVFIVSLSTLFSMITIPLIIKFCL
- a CDS encoding ribosomal-processing cysteine protease Prp, translating into MIEAVFNKKSDNLVSVIIKGHAESVEQGYDMVCSAVSAISQSILIGITEVLKLNIKYSLEDGFLSFSLDGIDENDILKCQVLMKTMLLGLKSIEISFSEYIVVKEVEEV
- a CDS encoding D-alanyl-D-alanine carboxypeptidase family protein, producing MKKIVTFILFFLIICYINPYNVYATQTLPSVSADSAVLLDAATGEVLYAKNPDSAYPPASTTKIMTALLTLENANLNDKVTVGKNPPLVDGTRIGLYEGEELTVKDLLYGLLLASANDCAEALAEYIGNGSSEKFAIEMNKKAHELGAYNTNFVNPSGLFDEKHKTSAKDLALIMRELCKNPEYSKIATTLYYTIPPTNKSPQERGVWNENKLIQSNSTYYYSGCEGGKTGYTTQSLHSYVSAATRNGQRLIVALVHDKNKTFFPDSISLFNFGFDNFSLVKLYSKGDLVTTYNKNNISVPLTAASDFYYVKNKNDTAVPSFTLKNSNLSVKFFNTGEVVEEATISFKGKNIGKLPLLSSSSHYEKQTMASAHIENIIKNKYIIFISIMFILTLIVSFTIRRFVISK
- a CDS encoding pyridoxal phosphate-dependent aminotransferase, producing the protein MLSKDMVQLGSRRSTIREIFEFGRKRAAIVGRDKVYDFSLGNPNVPSPDSVKNAILDILDHEKSTAVHGYTSAQGDDNVRDVIAKSINKKFDTNFTKDNLYMTVGAAASISICFKALTNPGDEFITFAPFFPEYKCFVEQGSGGRLVVVPADMENFQVNFLEFKKRINKRTKAVIVNSPNNPSGAVYSEDTILKLVSILEAKSKEYGHAIYLISDEPYREIVYAGVEVPYITKYYKNTFVCYSYSKSLSLPGERIGYIVVPSEMDNFKDTYAAVCGAGRILGYVNAPSLFQKVVARCVGQTSDISIYETNKNLLYKGLIEMGYKCVEPQGAFYLFPQSLEPDANLFCEKARKYDLLMVPGDDFGCPGHVRISYCVETQQIINALPVFKKLAEEYKK
- the rplU gene encoding 50S ribosomal protein L21 gives rise to the protein MYAVVATGGKQYKVSEGDIIYVEKLEAEVDSTIELDKVLMVNKDEGLVVGKPVVEGAKVKAKVLKQGKAKKIIVFKYKPKKDYRKKQGHRQPYTKLQIEKIDA
- the obgE gene encoding GTPase ObgE, with translation MFVDRAEVFVKSGSGGNGSVSFRREKYVPRGGPDGGDGGKGGDVILVVDPEITTLLDFSYKKKYVAEKGENGSGSKCFGKNGGNLYIKVPLGTVIRDVDTNKIMADLSHIGDKYIVAKGGKGGRGNVRFTTAVRQAPDFAEPGMPGEERYISLELKILADVGLLGFPNVGKSTLLSVVTKAAPKIANYHFTTLSPNLGVVNIPGIQSFVIADIPGIIEGAAEGVGLGIDFLRHIERTRLLIHVVDISGLEGRDPFEDFIKINEELKKYDVKLWDRPQIIAANKADVLYDDSIFEGFKKKVENLGYNKVFKISAATRRGVEELMKEAAAMLTNIPVTDMYISEEDKFIPEEKRFTYEIEKQGNVYMVKGSFVDRLLASINVNDANELRYFHKVLQNKGVMKQLIDMGIKDGDVVRLNDFEFDYIL